Proteins encoded by one window of Brienomyrus brachyistius isolate T26 chromosome 1, BBRACH_0.4, whole genome shotgun sequence:
- the LOC125740000 gene encoding dynamin-1-like protein isoform X4, which yields MEALIPVINKLQDVFNTVGADIIQLPQIAVVGTQSSGKSSVLESLMGRDLLPRGTGIVTRRPLILQLVHVDPDDRRKTDENGTEVEEWGKFLHTKNRIFTDFDEIRQEIESETDRVSGVNKGISDEPIHLKIFSPHVVNLTLVDLPGITKVPVGDQPKDIEVQIRDLILKHMSNPNCIILAVTAANTDMATSEALKLAREVDPDGRRTLAVVTKLDLMDAGTDAMDVLMGRVIPVKLGLIGVVNRSQLDINTKKTVADAIRDEYAFLQKKYPSLASRNGTKYLARTLNRLLMHHIRDCLPELKTRINVLAAQYQSLLSSYGEPVDDRSATLLQLITKFASEYCNTIEGTAKYIETAELCGGARICYIFHETFGRTLESVDPLGGLTTIDVLTAIRNATGPRPALFVPEVSFELLVKRQVKRLEEPSLRCVELVHEEMQRIIQHCSNYNTQELLRFPKLHEAIVEVVTSLLRKRLPITNEMVHNLVAIELAYVNTKHPDFADACVLMNSNIEEQRRNRMRDLPTAVPRDKSFKGPGVQSISPPEVAAPVELEGAKAPGGGSQGDAEASSGAWRGMLKKGEEGQSEDKTKLQSSLPASPQKGHAVNLLDVPVPVARKLSAREQRDCEVIERLIKSYFLIVRKNIQDSVPKAVMHFLVNNVKDNLQSELVGQLYKSGLLDDLLTESEDMAQRRSEAADMLKALQKASQVIAEIRETHLW from the exons ATGGAGGCTCTGATTCCTGTTATAAACAAACTTCAAGACGTTTTTAATACGGTCGGGGCCGATATTATCCAGTTACCGCAAATCGCAGTAGTTGGGACACAG AGCAGTGGGAAAAGCTCGGTTCTGGAGAGCCTGATGGGCCGGGACCTGCTCCCACGAGGCACTGGCATCGTCACTCGCCGGCCTCTCATCCTGCAGCTCGTCCACGTGGACCCCGATGACCGCAGGAAGACGGACGAGAATG GCACAGAGGTTGAAGAGTGGGGCAAGTTTTTACACACCAAAAACAGG atcTTCACAGACTTTGATGAAATCAGACAAGAAATTGAAAGCGAAACTGACAGAGTATCGGGTGTTAACAAG GGCATTAGTGATGAACCCATTCATCTGAAGATCTTCTCTCCTCATGTGGTAAACCTGACACTTGTGGATCTTCCAGGGATTACTAAG GTGCCTGTTGGAGACCAACCCAAGGACATAGAGGTTCAGATCCGAGACTTGATCCTGAAACACATGAGCAACCCCAACTGCATCATCCTGGCCGTCACCGCTGCGAACACAGACATGGCCACCTCCGAAGCCCTCAAGCTGGCCCGGGAAGTGGATCCTGATG GACGGAGAACACTGGCAGTTGTTACCAAACTGGACCTGATGGACGCTGGTACAGATGCCATGGATGTGCTCATGGGGAGGGTCATTCCCGTCAAACTGGGCCTCATCGGAGTGGTCAACAG GAGTCAGCTGGACATTAATACAAAGAAAACTGTGGCAGATGCCATCCGGGATGAATATGCATTCCTGCAGAAGAAGTACCCTTCTCTTGCCAGCAGAAATGGAACCAAATATCTGGCCAGAACGTTAAACAG GCTTCTCATGCACCACATCCGGGACTGTCTGCCTGAACTGAAGACCCGAATCAACGTACTGGCTGCGCAGTACCAGTCCCTGCTGAGCAGCTACGGGGAGCCCGTGGATGACAGGAGCGCCACCTTGCTGCAGCTCATCACCAAGTTCGCTTCCGAGTACTGCAACACCATCGAGGGCACGGCCAAGTACATCGAAACGGCCGAGCT GTGTGGTGGAGCTCGCATCTGTTACATCTTCCATGAGACGTTTGGCCGAACGCTGGAATCTGTGGACCCCCTGGGCGGACTGACCACCATTGACGTGCTGACAGCGATCAGGAACGCTACA ggACCGCGGCCTGCCCTCTTTGTTCCAGAGGTGTCCTTTGAGCTGCTGGTGAAGAGGCAGGTAAAGCGTCTGGAGGAGCCCAGCCTGCGATGCGTGGAGCTGGTGCATGAGGAGATGCAGAGAATCATCCAGCACTGCAGCAACTACAACACACAG GAGCTGCTGAGGTTCCCCAAACTTCACGAGGCCATCGTAGAAGTGGTCACCTCCCTGCTGAGGAAACGACTCCCTATCACAAACGAGATG GTACACAACCTGGTGGCTATTGAGCTTGCATATGTcaacaccaagcaccctgactTCGCTGATGCCTGCGTGCTCATGAACAGTAACATCGAG GAGCAGAGGCGTAACCGGATGAGGGACCTTCCCACCGCTGTCCCGCGTGATAAG TCTTTCAAGGGTCCAGGTGTGCAGTCTATCTCTCCACCTGAGGTCGCTGCCCCTGTGGAGTTGGAGGGGGctaag GCACCTGGGGGTGGCTCTCAGGGGGACGCTGAGGCGAGCAGTGGAGCATGGAGGGGCATGTTGAAGAAAGGGGAGGAAGGGCAATCTGAGGATAAGACTAAGCTGCAGAGCAGCCTCCCTGCCAGTCCGCAGAAGGGCCATGcagtgaacctgctggatgtg CCCGTCCCTGTTGCCAGGAAACTGTCTGCCCGTGAGCAACGCGATTGTGAGGTCATCGAGAGGCTCATCAAGTCCTACTTCCTTATTGTGCGGAAGAACATTCAGGACAG CGTGCCCAAGGCGGTGATGCATTTCCTGGTGAACAATGTGAAGGACAACCTCCAGAGTGAGCTGGTGGGGCAACTCTACAAGTCCGGGCTGCTGGATGACCTGCTGACGGAGTCGGAAGACATGGCCCAGCGCCGCAGTGAAGCGGCAGACATGCTGAAG GCTCTACAGAAAGCCAGCCAGGTCATTGCAGAGATCCGGGAGACTCACCTGTGGTGA
- the LOC125740000 gene encoding dynamin-1-like protein isoform X1 gives MEALIPVINKLQDVFNTVGADIIQLPQIAVVGTQSSGKSSVLESLMGRDLLPRGTGIVTRRPLILQLVHVDPDDRRKTDENDASSGKNGRLYRGTEVEEWGKFLHTKNRIFTDFDEIRQEIESETDRVSGVNKGISDEPIHLKIFSPHVVNLTLVDLPGITKVPVGDQPKDIEVQIRDLILKHMSNPNCIILAVTAANTDMATSEALKLAREVDPDGRRTLAVVTKLDLMDAGTDAMDVLMGRVIPVKLGLIGVVNRSQLDINTKKTVADAIRDEYAFLQKKYPSLASRNGTKYLARTLNRLLMHHIRDCLPELKTRINVLAAQYQSLLSSYGEPVDDRSATLLQLITKFASEYCNTIEGTAKYIETAELCGGARICYIFHETFGRTLESVDPLGGLTTIDVLTAIRNATGPRPALFVPEVSFELLVKRQVKRLEEPSLRCVELVHEEMQRIIQHCSNYNTQELLRFPKLHEAIVEVVTSLLRKRLPITNEMVHNLVAIELAYVNTKHPDFADACVLMNSNIEEQRRNRMRDLPTAVPRDKAPGGGSQGDAEASSGAWRGMLKKGEEGQSEDKTKLQSSLPASPQKGHAVNLLDVPVPVARKLSAREQRDCEVIERLIKSYFLIVRKNIQDSVPKAVMHFLVNNVKDNLQSELVGQLYKSGLLDDLLTESEDMAQRRSEAADMLKALQKASQVIAEIRETHLW, from the exons ATGGAGGCTCTGATTCCTGTTATAAACAAACTTCAAGACGTTTTTAATACGGTCGGGGCCGATATTATCCAGTTACCGCAAATCGCAGTAGTTGGGACACAG AGCAGTGGGAAAAGCTCGGTTCTGGAGAGCCTGATGGGCCGGGACCTGCTCCCACGAGGCACTGGCATCGTCACTCGCCGGCCTCTCATCCTGCAGCTCGTCCACGTGGACCCCGATGACCGCAGGAAGACGGACGAGAATG ATGCCAGCTCGGGGAAAAATGGCCGCCTCTATCGAG GCACAGAGGTTGAAGAGTGGGGCAAGTTTTTACACACCAAAAACAGG atcTTCACAGACTTTGATGAAATCAGACAAGAAATTGAAAGCGAAACTGACAGAGTATCGGGTGTTAACAAG GGCATTAGTGATGAACCCATTCATCTGAAGATCTTCTCTCCTCATGTGGTAAACCTGACACTTGTGGATCTTCCAGGGATTACTAAG GTGCCTGTTGGAGACCAACCCAAGGACATAGAGGTTCAGATCCGAGACTTGATCCTGAAACACATGAGCAACCCCAACTGCATCATCCTGGCCGTCACCGCTGCGAACACAGACATGGCCACCTCCGAAGCCCTCAAGCTGGCCCGGGAAGTGGATCCTGATG GACGGAGAACACTGGCAGTTGTTACCAAACTGGACCTGATGGACGCTGGTACAGATGCCATGGATGTGCTCATGGGGAGGGTCATTCCCGTCAAACTGGGCCTCATCGGAGTGGTCAACAG GAGTCAGCTGGACATTAATACAAAGAAAACTGTGGCAGATGCCATCCGGGATGAATATGCATTCCTGCAGAAGAAGTACCCTTCTCTTGCCAGCAGAAATGGAACCAAATATCTGGCCAGAACGTTAAACAG GCTTCTCATGCACCACATCCGGGACTGTCTGCCTGAACTGAAGACCCGAATCAACGTACTGGCTGCGCAGTACCAGTCCCTGCTGAGCAGCTACGGGGAGCCCGTGGATGACAGGAGCGCCACCTTGCTGCAGCTCATCACCAAGTTCGCTTCCGAGTACTGCAACACCATCGAGGGCACGGCCAAGTACATCGAAACGGCCGAGCT GTGTGGTGGAGCTCGCATCTGTTACATCTTCCATGAGACGTTTGGCCGAACGCTGGAATCTGTGGACCCCCTGGGCGGACTGACCACCATTGACGTGCTGACAGCGATCAGGAACGCTACA ggACCGCGGCCTGCCCTCTTTGTTCCAGAGGTGTCCTTTGAGCTGCTGGTGAAGAGGCAGGTAAAGCGTCTGGAGGAGCCCAGCCTGCGATGCGTGGAGCTGGTGCATGAGGAGATGCAGAGAATCATCCAGCACTGCAGCAACTACAACACACAG GAGCTGCTGAGGTTCCCCAAACTTCACGAGGCCATCGTAGAAGTGGTCACCTCCCTGCTGAGGAAACGACTCCCTATCACAAACGAGATG GTACACAACCTGGTGGCTATTGAGCTTGCATATGTcaacaccaagcaccctgactTCGCTGATGCCTGCGTGCTCATGAACAGTAACATCGAG GAGCAGAGGCGTAACCGGATGAGGGACCTTCCCACCGCTGTCCCGCGTGATAAG GCACCTGGGGGTGGCTCTCAGGGGGACGCTGAGGCGAGCAGTGGAGCATGGAGGGGCATGTTGAAGAAAGGGGAGGAAGGGCAATCTGAGGATAAGACTAAGCTGCAGAGCAGCCTCCCTGCCAGTCCGCAGAAGGGCCATGcagtgaacctgctggatgtg CCCGTCCCTGTTGCCAGGAAACTGTCTGCCCGTGAGCAACGCGATTGTGAGGTCATCGAGAGGCTCATCAAGTCCTACTTCCTTATTGTGCGGAAGAACATTCAGGACAG CGTGCCCAAGGCGGTGATGCATTTCCTGGTGAACAATGTGAAGGACAACCTCCAGAGTGAGCTGGTGGGGCAACTCTACAAGTCCGGGCTGCTGGATGACCTGCTGACGGAGTCGGAAGACATGGCCCAGCGCCGCAGTGAAGCGGCAGACATGCTGAAG GCTCTACAGAAAGCCAGCCAGGTCATTGCAGAGATCCGGGAGACTCACCTGTGGTGA
- the LOC125740000 gene encoding dynamin-1-like protein isoform X2, with product MEALIPVINKLQDVFNTVGADIIQLPQIAVVGTQSSGKSSVLESLMGRDLLPRGTGIVTRRPLILQLVHVDPDDRRKTDENGTEVEEWGKFLHTKNRIFTDFDEIRQEIESETDRVSGVNKGISDEPIHLKIFSPHVVNLTLVDLPGITKVPVGDQPKDIEVQIRDLILKHMSNPNCIILAVTAANTDMATSEALKLAREVDPDGRRTLAVVTKLDLMDAGTDAMDVLMGRVIPVKLGLIGVVNRSQLDINTKKTVADAIRDEYAFLQKKYPSLASRNGTKYLARTLNRLLMHHIRDCLPELKTRINVLAAQYQSLLSSYGEPVDDRSATLLQLITKFASEYCNTIEGTAKYIETAELCGGARICYIFHETFGRTLESVDPLGGLTTIDVLTAIRNATGPRPALFVPEVSFELLVKRQVKRLEEPSLRCVELVHEEMQRIIQHCSNYNTQELLRFPKLHEAIVEVVTSLLRKRLPITNEMVHNLVAIELAYVNTKHPDFADACVLMNSNIEEQRRNRMRDLPTAVPRDKAPGGGSQGDAEASSGAWRGMLKKGEEGQSEDKTKLQSSLPASPQKGHAVNLLDVPVPVARKLSAREQRDCEVIERLIKSYFLIVRKNIQDSVPKAVMHFLVNNVKDNLQSELVGQLYKSGLLDDLLTESEDMAQRRSEAADMLKALQKASQVIAEIRETHLW from the exons ATGGAGGCTCTGATTCCTGTTATAAACAAACTTCAAGACGTTTTTAATACGGTCGGGGCCGATATTATCCAGTTACCGCAAATCGCAGTAGTTGGGACACAG AGCAGTGGGAAAAGCTCGGTTCTGGAGAGCCTGATGGGCCGGGACCTGCTCCCACGAGGCACTGGCATCGTCACTCGCCGGCCTCTCATCCTGCAGCTCGTCCACGTGGACCCCGATGACCGCAGGAAGACGGACGAGAATG GCACAGAGGTTGAAGAGTGGGGCAAGTTTTTACACACCAAAAACAGG atcTTCACAGACTTTGATGAAATCAGACAAGAAATTGAAAGCGAAACTGACAGAGTATCGGGTGTTAACAAG GGCATTAGTGATGAACCCATTCATCTGAAGATCTTCTCTCCTCATGTGGTAAACCTGACACTTGTGGATCTTCCAGGGATTACTAAG GTGCCTGTTGGAGACCAACCCAAGGACATAGAGGTTCAGATCCGAGACTTGATCCTGAAACACATGAGCAACCCCAACTGCATCATCCTGGCCGTCACCGCTGCGAACACAGACATGGCCACCTCCGAAGCCCTCAAGCTGGCCCGGGAAGTGGATCCTGATG GACGGAGAACACTGGCAGTTGTTACCAAACTGGACCTGATGGACGCTGGTACAGATGCCATGGATGTGCTCATGGGGAGGGTCATTCCCGTCAAACTGGGCCTCATCGGAGTGGTCAACAG GAGTCAGCTGGACATTAATACAAAGAAAACTGTGGCAGATGCCATCCGGGATGAATATGCATTCCTGCAGAAGAAGTACCCTTCTCTTGCCAGCAGAAATGGAACCAAATATCTGGCCAGAACGTTAAACAG GCTTCTCATGCACCACATCCGGGACTGTCTGCCTGAACTGAAGACCCGAATCAACGTACTGGCTGCGCAGTACCAGTCCCTGCTGAGCAGCTACGGGGAGCCCGTGGATGACAGGAGCGCCACCTTGCTGCAGCTCATCACCAAGTTCGCTTCCGAGTACTGCAACACCATCGAGGGCACGGCCAAGTACATCGAAACGGCCGAGCT GTGTGGTGGAGCTCGCATCTGTTACATCTTCCATGAGACGTTTGGCCGAACGCTGGAATCTGTGGACCCCCTGGGCGGACTGACCACCATTGACGTGCTGACAGCGATCAGGAACGCTACA ggACCGCGGCCTGCCCTCTTTGTTCCAGAGGTGTCCTTTGAGCTGCTGGTGAAGAGGCAGGTAAAGCGTCTGGAGGAGCCCAGCCTGCGATGCGTGGAGCTGGTGCATGAGGAGATGCAGAGAATCATCCAGCACTGCAGCAACTACAACACACAG GAGCTGCTGAGGTTCCCCAAACTTCACGAGGCCATCGTAGAAGTGGTCACCTCCCTGCTGAGGAAACGACTCCCTATCACAAACGAGATG GTACACAACCTGGTGGCTATTGAGCTTGCATATGTcaacaccaagcaccctgactTCGCTGATGCCTGCGTGCTCATGAACAGTAACATCGAG GAGCAGAGGCGTAACCGGATGAGGGACCTTCCCACCGCTGTCCCGCGTGATAAG GCACCTGGGGGTGGCTCTCAGGGGGACGCTGAGGCGAGCAGTGGAGCATGGAGGGGCATGTTGAAGAAAGGGGAGGAAGGGCAATCTGAGGATAAGACTAAGCTGCAGAGCAGCCTCCCTGCCAGTCCGCAGAAGGGCCATGcagtgaacctgctggatgtg CCCGTCCCTGTTGCCAGGAAACTGTCTGCCCGTGAGCAACGCGATTGTGAGGTCATCGAGAGGCTCATCAAGTCCTACTTCCTTATTGTGCGGAAGAACATTCAGGACAG CGTGCCCAAGGCGGTGATGCATTTCCTGGTGAACAATGTGAAGGACAACCTCCAGAGTGAGCTGGTGGGGCAACTCTACAAGTCCGGGCTGCTGGATGACCTGCTGACGGAGTCGGAAGACATGGCCCAGCGCCGCAGTGAAGCGGCAGACATGCTGAAG GCTCTACAGAAAGCCAGCCAGGTCATTGCAGAGATCCGGGAGACTCACCTGTGGTGA
- the dnajb9a gene encoding dnaJ homolog subfamily B member 9a produces the protein MATAPSALKFAVCVLMITEFILAKKDYYEILGVPKDATERQIKKAFHKLAMKYHPDKNRSPNAEAKFREIAEAYETLSDDKRRREYDQFGHGSSAEEDAGSRSNGQYFQQPFNFNFDDIFKDFDIFNQNRHAHHQKHFENHFRAHQEAHNRHRRSFQGGFGGGVFDDMFDDMEKMFTFDSTHRHTARTESKFQNSRQHCRTVTQRRGNMVTTYTDCSGS, from the exons ATGGCTACCGCGCCCTCAGCACTGAAGTTCGCTGTCTGCGTCCTCATGATAACCGAGTTCATATTGGCCAAGAAGGACTACTATGAGATTCTGGGTGTGCCGAAGGATGCAACTGAGCGGCAGATTAAGAAGGCCTTCCATAAGCTGGCAATGAAGTACCACCCTGACAAGAACAGGAGTCCGAATGCCGAAGCCAAGTTCAGGGAGATTGCAGAAG CGTACGAAACATTATCAGATGATAAACGCAGACGGGAGTATGATCAGTTTGGACACGGCTCCTCTGCCGAGGAGGACGCGGGcagcagaagcaatgggcagtaCTTCCAGCAGCCGTTCAACTTCAACTTTGATGACATTTTCAAAGACTTTGACATCTTCAACCAGAACAGGCACGCCCACCACCAGAAGCACTTTGAGAACCATTTCCGGGCTCACCAGGAAGCTCACAACCGCCACAGGCGGTCCTTCCAAGGGGGCTTTGGTGGGGGGGTCTTCGACGACATGTTTGATGACATGGAGAAGATGTTCACCTTTGacagcacacacaggcacactgccagaaccgAGAGCAAGTTTCAGAACTCCAGACAGCACTGCCGGACCGTGACGCAACGTAGGGGCAACATGGTGACCACTTACACTGACTGCTCTGGATCCTGA
- the LOC125740000 gene encoding dynamin-1-like protein isoform X3 codes for MEALIPVINKLQDVFNTVGADIIQLPQIAVVGTQSSGKSSVLESLMGRDLLPRGTGIVTRRPLILQLVHVDPDDRRKTDENDASSGKNGRLYRGTEVEEWGKFLHTKNRIFTDFDEIRQEIESETDRVSGVNKGISDEPIHLKIFSPHVVNLTLVDLPGITKVPVGDQPKDIEVQIRDLILKHMSNPNCIILAVTAANTDMATSEALKLAREVDPDGRRTLAVVTKLDLMDAGTDAMDVLMGRVIPVKLGLIGVVNRSQLDINTKKTVADAIRDEYAFLQKKYPSLASRNGTKYLARTLNRLLMHHIRDCLPELKTRINVLAAQYQSLLSSYGEPVDDRSATLLQLITKFASEYCNTIEGTAKYIETAELCGGARICYIFHETFGRTLESVDPLGGLTTIDVLTAIRNATGPRPALFVPEVSFELLVKRQVKRLEEPSLRCVELVHEEMQRIIQHCSNYNTQELLRFPKLHEAIVEVVTSLLRKRLPITNEMVHNLVAIELAYVNTKHPDFADACVLMNSNIEEQRRNRMRDLPTAVPRDKSFKGPGVQSISPPEVAAPVELEGAKVSACCSPPQAPGGGSQGDAEASSGAWRGMLKKGEEGQSEDKTKLQSSLPASPQKGHAVNLLDVPVPVARKLSAREQRDCEVIERLIKSYFLIVRKNIQDSVPKAVMHFLVNNVKDNLQSELVGQLYKSGLLDDLLTESEDMAQRRSEAADMLKALQKASQVIAEIRETHLW; via the exons ATGGAGGCTCTGATTCCTGTTATAAACAAACTTCAAGACGTTTTTAATACGGTCGGGGCCGATATTATCCAGTTACCGCAAATCGCAGTAGTTGGGACACAG AGCAGTGGGAAAAGCTCGGTTCTGGAGAGCCTGATGGGCCGGGACCTGCTCCCACGAGGCACTGGCATCGTCACTCGCCGGCCTCTCATCCTGCAGCTCGTCCACGTGGACCCCGATGACCGCAGGAAGACGGACGAGAATG ATGCCAGCTCGGGGAAAAATGGCCGCCTCTATCGAG GCACAGAGGTTGAAGAGTGGGGCAAGTTTTTACACACCAAAAACAGG atcTTCACAGACTTTGATGAAATCAGACAAGAAATTGAAAGCGAAACTGACAGAGTATCGGGTGTTAACAAG GGCATTAGTGATGAACCCATTCATCTGAAGATCTTCTCTCCTCATGTGGTAAACCTGACACTTGTGGATCTTCCAGGGATTACTAAG GTGCCTGTTGGAGACCAACCCAAGGACATAGAGGTTCAGATCCGAGACTTGATCCTGAAACACATGAGCAACCCCAACTGCATCATCCTGGCCGTCACCGCTGCGAACACAGACATGGCCACCTCCGAAGCCCTCAAGCTGGCCCGGGAAGTGGATCCTGATG GACGGAGAACACTGGCAGTTGTTACCAAACTGGACCTGATGGACGCTGGTACAGATGCCATGGATGTGCTCATGGGGAGGGTCATTCCCGTCAAACTGGGCCTCATCGGAGTGGTCAACAG GAGTCAGCTGGACATTAATACAAAGAAAACTGTGGCAGATGCCATCCGGGATGAATATGCATTCCTGCAGAAGAAGTACCCTTCTCTTGCCAGCAGAAATGGAACCAAATATCTGGCCAGAACGTTAAACAG GCTTCTCATGCACCACATCCGGGACTGTCTGCCTGAACTGAAGACCCGAATCAACGTACTGGCTGCGCAGTACCAGTCCCTGCTGAGCAGCTACGGGGAGCCCGTGGATGACAGGAGCGCCACCTTGCTGCAGCTCATCACCAAGTTCGCTTCCGAGTACTGCAACACCATCGAGGGCACGGCCAAGTACATCGAAACGGCCGAGCT GTGTGGTGGAGCTCGCATCTGTTACATCTTCCATGAGACGTTTGGCCGAACGCTGGAATCTGTGGACCCCCTGGGCGGACTGACCACCATTGACGTGCTGACAGCGATCAGGAACGCTACA ggACCGCGGCCTGCCCTCTTTGTTCCAGAGGTGTCCTTTGAGCTGCTGGTGAAGAGGCAGGTAAAGCGTCTGGAGGAGCCCAGCCTGCGATGCGTGGAGCTGGTGCATGAGGAGATGCAGAGAATCATCCAGCACTGCAGCAACTACAACACACAG GAGCTGCTGAGGTTCCCCAAACTTCACGAGGCCATCGTAGAAGTGGTCACCTCCCTGCTGAGGAAACGACTCCCTATCACAAACGAGATG GTACACAACCTGGTGGCTATTGAGCTTGCATATGTcaacaccaagcaccctgactTCGCTGATGCCTGCGTGCTCATGAACAGTAACATCGAG GAGCAGAGGCGTAACCGGATGAGGGACCTTCCCACCGCTGTCCCGCGTGATAAG TCTTTCAAGGGTCCAGGTGTGCAGTCTATCTCTCCACCTGAGGTCGCTGCCCCTGTGGAGTTGGAGGGGGctaaggtgtct GCTTGTTGTTCACCTCCCCAGGCACCTGGGGGTGGCTCTCAGGGGGACGCTGAGGCGAGCAGTGGAGCATGGAGGGGCATGTTGAAGAAAGGGGAGGAAGGGCAATCTGAGGATAAGACTAAGCTGCAGAGCAGCCTCCCTGCCAGTCCGCAGAAGGGCCATGcagtgaacctgctggatgtg CCCGTCCCTGTTGCCAGGAAACTGTCTGCCCGTGAGCAACGCGATTGTGAGGTCATCGAGAGGCTCATCAAGTCCTACTTCCTTATTGTGCGGAAGAACATTCAGGACAG CGTGCCCAAGGCGGTGATGCATTTCCTGGTGAACAATGTGAAGGACAACCTCCAGAGTGAGCTGGTGGGGCAACTCTACAAGTCCGGGCTGCTGGATGACCTGCTGACGGAGTCGGAAGACATGGCCCAGCGCCGCAGTGAAGCGGCAGACATGCTGAAG GCTCTACAGAAAGCCAGCCAGGTCATTGCAGAGATCCGGGAGACTCACCTGTGGTGA